From a region of the Tenggerimyces flavus genome:
- a CDS encoding carbohydrate ABC transporter permease encodes MSIDTVRGRGLLSHADRRRTPVRLGWGGAQTVLMGLVLLAGAGPLYWAAKSAVSSTQDLLRNPLALWPSPVEWHNLVDAWTILEIDRYLLNTVVLVAGSWLTQLVVATTAGFALSVLRPRFGRYVYGAILATLFVPGTVSMVALYVTVVDLPGLGISLTDSPWAVWLPAGAHAFNVLLAKQFFDAIPRELFEAAQVDGAGPWTVFRRIVLPLSKPLVAVVSLLTIMTAWKDFLWPLIVLTDPTKQPIGVALPRLANSADQALLLAGMFMAIVPPLLIFVIYQRHIVRGIGFTGLKG; translated from the coding sequence GTGAGCATCGACACCGTGCGCGGTCGCGGGCTGCTCTCCCACGCCGACCGGCGCAGAACCCCGGTACGGCTGGGGTGGGGCGGTGCCCAGACCGTTCTGATGGGACTGGTTTTGCTCGCCGGCGCGGGACCGCTCTACTGGGCGGCGAAGAGCGCGGTCTCCTCCACCCAGGACCTGCTCCGCAACCCGTTGGCCCTGTGGCCGTCTCCGGTGGAGTGGCACAACCTCGTCGACGCCTGGACGATCCTGGAGATCGACAGGTACCTGCTCAACACCGTCGTCCTGGTGGCCGGCTCGTGGCTGACCCAGCTCGTCGTGGCGACCACGGCGGGCTTCGCCCTGTCGGTGCTGCGGCCGAGGTTCGGCCGGTACGTCTACGGCGCGATCCTCGCGACGTTGTTCGTGCCCGGCACGGTGTCTATGGTCGCGCTGTACGTCACCGTCGTGGACCTGCCCGGGCTCGGCATCTCCCTAACCGACTCACCCTGGGCGGTCTGGCTTCCCGCCGGCGCGCACGCGTTCAACGTCCTGCTGGCCAAGCAGTTCTTCGACGCCATCCCTCGGGAGCTCTTCGAAGCCGCTCAGGTCGACGGAGCCGGACCGTGGACGGTGTTCCGTCGCATCGTCCTGCCGTTGTCGAAACCACTCGTCGCGGTCGTCTCGTTGCTGACGATCATGACGGCGTGGAAGGACTTCCTCTGGCCGCTCATCGTTCTCACCGACCCGACGAAGCAACCCATCGGCGTCGCGCTTCCGCGACTGGCCAACTCCGCTGACCAGGCTTTGCTCCTGGCCGGCATGTTCATGGCGATCGTTCCACCGCTCCTGATCTTCGTCATCTATCAACGGCACATCGTCCGCGGCATCGGCTTCACCGGCCTCAAGGGCTAA
- a CDS encoding glycoside hydrolase family 9 protein, with translation MRIAVVAALLVSSLMYGTPAKAAGTVTEVVVNQAGFSAGAHKSAHVLATGVLTDTTYQILNGATVIASGSLVDRGSTWGARVYDLDFSTVTQTGTAFTVRSNGVSSYPFRISANIWDSYKDEMTAFYRLQRANVATSAGYPTGYSSVAPSAKVFHAAGHLDDAASADGTQHHDLTGGWYDAGDYGKFAGNQWVTGEIALAYVRHADSPNVQYDNDANGVPDLLDEARVGSSYLIKSANQFGGALYDLANDSGFQHPEFATDNVVGTADDRRIRNLSVGGSAKAAGSLAATARAIEAAIAGGNIAPAAVAELTSFAAACETAAVTFYTYAAANPAGPVGSYPALGGIPNSMLWAEVQLYLLTGTTSYATAATSKINGLTFADLRSTNYWDQRPISMAEFYPVANAATQTQIRTLLRQQVEYFLSSSDDTPYGVLDVFSGFGVNEPHMSYVGDLIRYYELFGDPIALRGALRGVNWIFGDNPWNLSWVSGIGADHVDFLHTRLDEQSYDHANTGIVIPGALVSGPNIKSPTDANSVSPWYEDRPLWQDDIQQWRYNEYSISIQAGLLYTVMALSDLNDASSSGGVLPFKLPVTTPLIGDVVTGDVTVLVQPGSALSAVELGTTPMTLQNGIWSGSVNVDSFAPYANRQLNVRGTQSAGKYTYSTTHVQVAPPLPDPAHPLLYDNFSKGGTFGSTAFGWVNWFNQSGGTGTYAAAVVDGRDIGKFTQTPSSASSLAKFEPWHDYGDFAGFRYLSLTMKNPGYPNARYRVSIGDGTDNCSLTNGVSVPVATNWTEYRYDLNLCPLVDKSHVHLSLWLQQTGGTYGELLIDEIKTTVDATGTAPTLTAGAVSPASGTSTTPFTFSVTYTDVDNQAPHVVDVVVDGVVHHLTGTNPADVTYTDGKTYAYTTLLAKGNHSYYFRTTDTTSNAVRTSTQSGPTN, from the coding sequence ATGCGCATCGCAGTCGTCGCAGCGCTGTTGGTCTCGTCGCTCATGTACGGAACGCCCGCGAAGGCGGCCGGCACCGTGACCGAGGTGGTGGTCAACCAGGCCGGTTTCAGCGCGGGTGCCCACAAGTCCGCCCACGTTCTCGCCACCGGCGTCCTCACCGACACCACGTACCAGATCCTCAACGGGGCAACGGTGATCGCGTCCGGCAGCCTCGTCGACCGAGGCTCGACCTGGGGCGCGCGCGTCTACGACCTCGACTTCAGTACCGTCACCCAGACGGGGACCGCGTTCACGGTCCGGTCGAACGGCGTCTCCTCGTACCCGTTCAGGATCAGCGCCAACATCTGGGACTCCTACAAGGACGAGATGACGGCGTTCTACCGCCTCCAACGCGCGAACGTCGCCACCAGCGCGGGCTATCCGACCGGCTACAGCAGCGTCGCCCCGTCAGCGAAGGTCTTCCACGCCGCCGGGCATCTCGATGACGCCGCGTCCGCGGACGGGACCCAGCACCACGACCTCACCGGCGGCTGGTACGACGCCGGCGACTACGGCAAGTTCGCCGGCAACCAGTGGGTGACCGGCGAGATCGCGCTGGCGTACGTACGGCACGCAGACTCTCCGAACGTCCAGTACGACAACGACGCGAACGGCGTTCCCGACCTCCTCGACGAGGCCCGGGTCGGAAGCTCCTACCTGATCAAGTCCGCGAACCAGTTCGGTGGCGCCCTCTACGACCTCGCGAACGACTCCGGCTTCCAGCATCCGGAGTTCGCGACCGACAACGTCGTCGGCACGGCGGACGACCGGCGGATCCGCAACCTCAGCGTGGGTGGATCGGCCAAGGCCGCGGGTTCGCTCGCCGCGACCGCGAGGGCGATCGAGGCGGCGATCGCCGGCGGGAACATCGCGCCCGCGGCGGTCGCGGAGCTCACCTCGTTCGCCGCCGCCTGCGAGACCGCGGCGGTCACGTTCTACACCTACGCGGCAGCGAACCCGGCCGGCCCGGTCGGTTCGTATCCCGCGCTCGGCGGGATCCCCAACTCCATGCTGTGGGCCGAGGTGCAGCTGTACCTGTTGACCGGCACCACCAGCTACGCGACCGCTGCCACGTCGAAGATCAACGGGCTGACGTTCGCCGACCTCAGGTCCACCAACTACTGGGACCAGCGGCCGATCTCGATGGCCGAGTTCTACCCGGTGGCGAACGCGGCGACGCAGACGCAGATCCGCACCCTGCTTCGGCAGCAGGTCGAGTACTTCCTGTCGAGCTCCGACGACACGCCGTACGGCGTCCTCGACGTGTTCAGCGGGTTCGGGGTCAACGAGCCGCACATGTCGTACGTCGGCGACCTGATCCGCTACTACGAGCTGTTCGGCGATCCGATCGCCTTGCGTGGGGCGCTGCGGGGAGTCAACTGGATCTTCGGCGACAACCCGTGGAACCTCAGCTGGGTCTCGGGCATCGGTGCCGACCACGTCGACTTCCTGCACACGCGACTGGACGAGCAGTCCTACGACCATGCCAACACCGGGATCGTCATCCCCGGCGCACTGGTCAGCGGTCCCAACATCAAGAGTCCGACCGACGCCAACAGCGTGAGCCCCTGGTACGAGGACCGTCCGCTGTGGCAGGACGACATCCAGCAGTGGAGATACAACGAGTACAGCATCAGCATCCAGGCTGGGCTGCTCTACACGGTGATGGCGTTGAGCGACCTCAACGACGCCTCGAGCAGCGGGGGAGTGCTGCCGTTCAAGCTGCCGGTCACGACGCCGCTCATCGGCGACGTCGTCACCGGTGACGTGACGGTCCTGGTCCAGCCGGGCTCTGCGCTGTCCGCCGTGGAGCTCGGGACCACGCCGATGACGCTCCAGAACGGCATCTGGAGCGGATCGGTGAACGTCGACTCGTTCGCGCCGTACGCCAACCGCCAGCTCAACGTCCGCGGCACGCAGTCGGCCGGCAAGTACACCTACAGCACCACCCACGTCCAGGTGGCGCCGCCGCTGCCGGATCCCGCACATCCCTTGCTGTACGACAACTTCTCCAAGGGCGGCACGTTCGGGTCGACCGCGTTCGGCTGGGTCAACTGGTTCAACCAGTCCGGTGGGACCGGGACGTACGCGGCGGCCGTCGTCGACGGTCGCGACATCGGCAAGTTCACCCAGACGCCGAGCTCGGCGAGCTCGTTGGCGAAGTTCGAGCCCTGGCACGACTATGGCGACTTCGCCGGCTTCCGGTACCTCAGCCTCACGATGAAGAACCCTGGCTACCCGAACGCCCGCTACCGGGTCAGCATCGGCGACGGAACCGACAACTGCAGCCTGACCAACGGTGTCTCCGTGCCCGTGGCGACGAACTGGACGGAGTACCGGTACGACCTGAACCTGTGCCCGCTCGTCGACAAGAGCCACGTCCACCTCTCGCTGTGGTTACAACAGACCGGCGGAACATACGGCGAGCTGCTGATCGACGAGATCAAGACGACCGTCGACGCGACCGGCACGGCGCCGACGCTGACCGCCGGCGCGGTGAGCCCGGCGAGCGGGACGTCGACGACGCCGTTCACGTTCTCGGTGACCTACACCGACGTGGACAACCAGGCGCCGCACGTCGTCGACGTCGTGGTCGACGGCGTCGTTCACCACCTGACGGGGACGAACCCAGCGGACGTCACGTACACCGACGGCAAGACCTACGCGTACACGACCTTGCTGGCCAAGGGAAACCACTCGTACTACTTCCGGACGACCGACACGACGTCCAACGCCGTGCGGACGAGTACCCAGTCCGGACCGACCAACTAG
- a CDS encoding FAD-dependent oxidoreductase, giving the protein MPELRTDVVIVGGGLGGVAAALAAASLGRSVALTEETDWLGGQLTAQGVPPDEHAWIEGPWSSDSYRRLRNGIRDYYRRAYPLTATARAEELLNPGRGLVSRLCHEPTVAVAVLTELLAPYLSSGRIRLFLRHEPVAVHSDGDRVSGVEVRGLGTGVATTLLGAYVVDATELGDLLELGAVEHIVGAESQDDTGELHALPGAPNPLDQQAITWCLALEHRPGEDHTIDRPASYDFWRGYQADFLPDPQLSLADVDPATLVRRELPLFVDPVGEAIPRSRWCYRRIRSADQFTDPIATDVTLVNWPQTDYWLEPLLGVDAATRQRALDGSRELSLSYLYWLQTELPRPDGGTGDPSLRLCPEVMGTADGLAKYVYVRESRRILADLTVTEQHIGVDARAGLDGPVQFPDSVGIGAYRIDLHPSTAGRTFVDVDSHPFQIPLGALLPQRVDNLLPANKNIGTTHITNGCYRLHPVEWAIGEAVGALIAFCLAGNHTPRSVRADAVALADYQRLLTDRFGVPLAWPEPVRTRPLAQAHETESYGRPLALSR; this is encoded by the coding sequence ATGCCCGAGCTACGTACCGACGTCGTCATCGTGGGCGGCGGGCTGGGAGGTGTCGCTGCCGCGCTCGCGGCCGCGAGCCTGGGCCGGTCCGTCGCGCTCACCGAGGAGACCGACTGGCTCGGCGGGCAGCTCACCGCGCAGGGCGTGCCGCCGGACGAGCACGCCTGGATCGAGGGCCCGTGGAGCTCCGACAGCTACCGGCGGCTGCGGAACGGGATCCGCGACTACTACCGGCGCGCCTATCCGCTCACGGCAACGGCTCGGGCCGAGGAACTGCTGAATCCCGGGCGCGGACTGGTCAGCAGGCTCTGCCACGAGCCGACAGTCGCGGTCGCGGTCCTCACCGAGCTGCTCGCGCCGTACCTGTCCAGTGGCCGGATTCGCCTGTTCCTACGGCACGAACCGGTCGCCGTGCACAGCGACGGCGACCGGGTTTCGGGTGTGGAGGTACGCGGTCTCGGCACCGGCGTGGCGACGACGCTGCTGGGCGCGTACGTCGTGGACGCGACCGAGCTCGGCGACCTGCTGGAGCTCGGCGCGGTGGAGCACATCGTCGGCGCGGAGTCCCAGGACGACACCGGTGAGCTGCACGCGCTTCCCGGCGCGCCGAACCCGCTCGACCAGCAGGCCATCACCTGGTGCTTAGCGCTCGAGCACCGTCCGGGGGAGGACCACACCATCGACCGGCCCGCCAGCTACGACTTCTGGCGGGGCTACCAGGCCGACTTCCTGCCCGATCCGCAGCTCAGTCTGGCCGACGTCGACCCCGCGACATTGGTCCGGCGGGAGCTGCCGTTGTTCGTCGACCCTGTCGGCGAAGCGATTCCGCGCAGCCGGTGGTGCTATCGCCGCATCCGCAGCGCGGACCAGTTCACCGACCCGATCGCGACCGATGTCACGCTCGTGAACTGGCCGCAGACCGACTACTGGCTCGAACCCCTGCTCGGCGTCGACGCGGCGACCCGTCAACGTGCGCTTGACGGCAGCCGCGAGCTCAGCCTGTCGTACCTCTACTGGCTACAGACCGAGCTCCCGCGCCCCGACGGCGGCACGGGCGATCCGTCCCTGCGGTTGTGCCCCGAGGTGATGGGCACCGCGGATGGGCTCGCCAAGTACGTGTACGTACGCGAAAGTCGCCGCATTCTGGCGGACCTGACGGTGACCGAGCAGCACATCGGCGTCGACGCCCGGGCGGGCCTCGATGGGCCTGTGCAGTTCCCCGACAGCGTCGGCATCGGGGCCTACCGGATCGACCTGCACCCGAGCACGGCGGGCCGGACGTTCGTGGACGTCGACAGCCATCCGTTCCAGATCCCTCTGGGCGCGCTCCTTCCCCAACGGGTCGACAACCTGCTGCCGGCGAACAAGAACATCGGCACGACCCACATCACCAACGGCTGCTACCGCCTGCACCCCGTCGAATGGGCTATCGGCGAAGCCGTGGGCGCCCTGATCGCCTTCTGCCTGGCTGGCAACCACACGCCGAGAAGCGTGCGGGCCGACGCGGTGGCGCTCGCGGACTACCAACGCCTGCTCACCGACCGCTTCGGCGTCCCCCTGGCCTGGCCCGAACCCGTGCGCACCCGTCCACTCGCGCAGGCGCACGAGACCGAGTCGTACGGCCGCCCGCTCGCGCTCAGCCGCTAG
- a CDS encoding CaiB/BaiF CoA transferase family protein, with translation MAGPLSDVLVIDLSRALAGPHAAMLLGDLGARVIKIEHPEGGDDSRGWGPPFVGPEGAKEATYFLSCNRNKESVVLDLKSEAGKRDLGRLLARADVLVENFRPGVLDRLGFSMAALRELNPRLVVLSITGFGHDGPEGDRAGYDQIAQGEGGLMSITGPSPGVPIRVGVPIADLLAGMYGAYGAVAALHERAVTGVGRVVRTSLLAAIVGVHAYQGTRYTVAGEVPQALGNHHPSICPYGLFACQDGLVQISVGSEGLWRRFAPAFALPVDAAGFSTNAERVGQRDVVITAVEEAFSSWPVADLLPKLAELGIPAGEVKDLEQVYTWEQTLSQGLLVDVEHATLGKIQIPGPVIRLDDNPFAGGQETNAAPPTLGQHTEDVLAWLDATDR, from the coding sequence GTGGCCGGCCCGCTTTCCGACGTCCTCGTCATCGACCTGTCCCGAGCGCTCGCCGGTCCACATGCCGCGATGCTGCTCGGCGACCTCGGCGCCCGGGTGATCAAGATCGAGCACCCCGAGGGCGGTGACGACTCGCGCGGGTGGGGGCCGCCGTTCGTCGGTCCGGAGGGCGCGAAGGAGGCGACGTACTTCCTGTCCTGCAACCGGAACAAGGAGTCCGTCGTCCTCGACCTGAAGAGCGAGGCGGGAAAGCGCGACCTCGGGCGGCTGCTGGCGCGGGCGGACGTGCTGGTGGAGAACTTCCGGCCAGGCGTGCTGGACCGTCTGGGTTTCAGCATGGCCGCGCTGCGTGAGCTCAACCCGCGGCTCGTCGTGCTGTCGATCACCGGCTTCGGACACGACGGCCCCGAGGGCGACCGGGCGGGGTACGACCAGATCGCGCAGGGCGAGGGCGGGCTGATGTCGATCACCGGGCCGTCGCCGGGTGTGCCGATCCGGGTGGGCGTGCCGATCGCCGACCTGCTGGCGGGGATGTATGGGGCGTACGGCGCGGTGGCGGCGCTGCACGAGCGCGCCGTGACCGGGGTCGGGCGGGTCGTCCGTACGTCGCTGCTGGCCGCGATCGTCGGTGTGCACGCGTACCAGGGCACGCGGTACACGGTGGCCGGCGAGGTGCCGCAGGCGTTGGGCAACCACCATCCGTCGATCTGTCCGTACGGGTTGTTCGCCTGCCAGGACGGGCTGGTGCAGATCTCGGTCGGCTCGGAGGGCCTCTGGCGGCGCTTCGCCCCCGCGTTCGCCCTGCCTGTCGATGCGGCGGGCTTCTCGACGAACGCCGAACGCGTCGGCCAGCGCGACGTCGTGATCACGGCCGTGGAGGAGGCGTTCTCGTCCTGGCCGGTCGCCGACCTGCTGCCGAAGCTGGCGGAGCTGGGCATCCCGGCGGGTGAGGTGAAGGACCTCGAGCAGGTCTACACGTGGGAGCAGACCCTGTCGCAGGGGCTGCTGGTGGACGTGGAGCACGCGACGTTGGGGAAGATCCAGATCCCGGGTCCGGTGATCCGGCTGGACGACAACCCGTTCGCCGGCGGTCAGGAGACGAACGCCGCACCGCCGACGCTGGGCCAGCACACCGAGGACGTGCTCGCCTGGTTGGACGCCACGGACCGTTGA
- a CDS encoding asparaginase codes for MLWKRSRWLVALLSLVVLFGGSVAAAAPPKTRVPKVVVIGTGGTIAGVADSRVALQTYRSGQISIADLVKFLQPELASVADVSTVQFGNKGSGSYTIPEYYDLTKVVDQQLARADAVVVTTGTDTMEEFAYWLDLTVRSKKPVVLTGAMRPWNVIGTDGPANLYNAITLAASQRTSCFGTVLMLNDEIYPARDATKTSGLRMDTFQTREYGALGFVDEKRVRLLRAPARVEECRTSKWATPFDLGKVDRAKLPRTEIVYGYQGAGGEAITAFADAGVKGIVTAGTGAGGISPAQSAALAAAAKKGVTFVSTTRTGSGAVYDGGGTAIGGEDLLPQKARLLLLLSLAKTNDVATIRGWFTRYGMQQFG; via the coding sequence ATGCTCTGGAAACGAAGCCGTTGGCTCGTCGCGCTGCTCTCGCTCGTCGTCCTGTTCGGAGGGAGCGTCGCGGCCGCCGCTCCGCCGAAGACGCGCGTGCCGAAGGTCGTGGTGATCGGTACGGGCGGCACGATCGCCGGCGTCGCGGACAGCCGGGTCGCGCTGCAGACGTACCGCTCCGGCCAGATCTCGATCGCCGACCTGGTGAAGTTCCTGCAGCCCGAGCTGGCTTCTGTCGCGGACGTCTCGACGGTGCAGTTCGGCAACAAGGGCTCGGGCAGCTACACGATCCCGGAGTACTACGACCTCACCAAGGTCGTCGACCAGCAGCTCGCCCGCGCGGACGCGGTGGTGGTGACGACGGGCACGGACACGATGGAGGAGTTCGCGTACTGGCTCGACCTCACCGTTCGCAGCAAGAAGCCGGTCGTGCTCACCGGCGCGATGCGGCCGTGGAACGTGATCGGCACGGACGGCCCGGCGAACCTCTACAACGCGATCACGCTGGCCGCGAGCCAGCGGACGTCGTGCTTCGGCACCGTGCTGATGCTGAACGACGAGATCTACCCGGCGCGCGACGCGACCAAGACGAGCGGGCTGCGGATGGACACGTTCCAGACGCGGGAGTACGGCGCGCTGGGCTTCGTCGACGAGAAGCGGGTCCGGCTGCTCCGGGCTCCGGCGCGGGTGGAGGAGTGCCGTACGTCGAAGTGGGCCACGCCGTTCGACCTGGGCAAGGTCGACCGGGCGAAGCTGCCGCGGACCGAGATCGTGTACGGCTACCAGGGCGCGGGCGGCGAGGCGATCACGGCGTTCGCGGACGCCGGCGTGAAGGGGATCGTGACGGCGGGAACGGGCGCCGGCGGGATCTCACCGGCGCAGAGCGCGGCGCTGGCCGCGGCGGCGAAGAAGGGCGTCACGTTCGTGTCGACGACCCGTACCGGCTCGGGCGCGGTGTACGACGGCGGCGGCACCGCGATCGGCGGCGAGGACCTGCTGCCGCAGAAGGCGCGGCTGTTGTTGCTGCTGTCGTTGGCGAAGACGAACGACGTCGCGACGATCCGCGGCTGGTTCACCCGGTACGGCATGCAGCAGTTCGGCTAG
- a CDS encoding PH domain-containing protein produces the protein MTNETLEPTLPKTWRPRFMPITAVILGAVLVGASLGMWFGMPSDTRDAFTWPQTLTIAAVLLIIVGALYLLGHSRLRADENGLTVVNLVGIHHLAWAQVVSVRFRSGDPWARLDIDDGTSVPVMGIQSSDGPRARAAAKELARLIAARTRTVRND, from the coding sequence GTGACCAACGAGACCCTCGAACCGACGTTGCCCAAGACGTGGCGACCGAGGTTCATGCCGATCACCGCGGTCATCCTCGGCGCCGTGCTGGTCGGCGCCTCGCTGGGCATGTGGTTCGGCATGCCGTCCGACACCCGAGACGCGTTCACCTGGCCGCAGACCCTGACGATCGCCGCCGTCCTGCTGATCATCGTCGGAGCCCTTTACCTGCTTGGGCATTCTCGACTTCGGGCAGACGAGAACGGGCTCACGGTCGTCAACCTCGTCGGCATCCACCACCTCGCCTGGGCGCAGGTCGTCAGCGTGCGGTTCCGTTCGGGGGACCCGTGGGCGCGGCTCGACATCGACGACGGTACGTCGGTGCCGGTCATGGGCATCCAGTCGTCCGACGGTCCCCGCGCCCGGGCGGCGGCGAAGGAGCTCGCCCGCCTCATCGCCGCCCGCACCCGCACCGTTCGCAACGACTAG
- a CDS encoding alpha/beta fold hydrolase, with product MVDLDRLRSRLVDGFRVIAADLPGSGRSLPQPREYHADYYQEDAPVLLGLLDHLGITQAHLVGFSDGGEEALLMAALWPDRALSVATWGAVGQIFASPEELTALATIVDKPVDPFVPLVAYLVEAYGVDGARVMTSSLARAMGDIVARGGDLSRSRAADISCPVLLVNGTHDFLAPPEPAQEFANAIPRGEFREAVGAGHDVHHSHGDWLEDTLLGWLAEH from the coding sequence ATCGTCGACCTCGACCGGCTCCGCTCCCGCCTCGTGGACGGGTTCCGCGTCATAGCCGCCGACCTCCCGGGCTCAGGGCGGTCGCTGCCGCAACCCCGCGAGTACCACGCGGACTACTACCAGGAAGACGCTCCCGTCCTCCTCGGTCTGCTCGACCACCTCGGCATCACCCAGGCGCACCTCGTCGGGTTCAGCGACGGCGGCGAGGAGGCTCTTCTCATGGCCGCGCTGTGGCCGGACCGCGCCCTGTCCGTCGCCACCTGGGGCGCGGTCGGGCAGATCTTCGCCAGCCCCGAGGAGCTCACGGCGCTCGCCACGATCGTGGACAAGCCGGTCGACCCGTTCGTTCCCCTCGTCGCGTACCTCGTCGAGGCGTACGGCGTCGACGGTGCTCGGGTGATGACGAGCAGCCTGGCGCGGGCGATGGGCGACATCGTGGCCAGAGGCGGCGACCTCAGCCGGTCCCGCGCGGCGGACATCAGCTGCCCCGTCCTCCTGGTCAATGGGACGCACGACTTCCTGGCCCCGCCCGAACCCGCCCAGGAGTTCGCGAACGCCATCCCGCGCGGAGAGTTCCGCGAGGCCGTGGGTGCCGGGCACGACGTCCACCACTCGCACGGCGACTGGCTGGAGGACACGTTGCTCGGCTGGCTGGCCGAGCACTGA
- a CDS encoding uridine kinase, with translation MAMDGAVTASRRSAVVRLADVAREVLAGPPRLGAVRLVCIDGRAGAGKSTLAGRLASFLGDAQIVHLDDLYEGWSGLPRVWDRLDSWVLQPLRANFRGRYQRYDWESGSYAEWHDVPVRPALIVEGVGSADRAIDHLSTLKMWVDAPLDVRYRRAIERDGEGFRPYWDAWAADEDLHFARERTAERADVVVDGDSALAYDEETEIVILG, from the coding sequence ATGGCGATGGACGGCGCCGTGACGGCGTCTCGGCGGTCCGCGGTCGTACGGCTTGCCGACGTCGCGCGCGAGGTGCTCGCCGGTCCCCCACGACTCGGCGCGGTCCGGCTCGTCTGCATCGACGGCCGCGCGGGCGCGGGCAAGAGCACGCTCGCCGGGCGGCTGGCGTCGTTCCTCGGGGACGCGCAGATCGTGCATCTGGACGACCTGTACGAGGGGTGGTCCGGGCTGCCGCGGGTCTGGGATCGGCTCGACTCCTGGGTGCTGCAGCCGTTGCGCGCGAACTTCCGCGGCCGGTACCAGCGCTACGACTGGGAGTCGGGCTCGTACGCGGAATGGCACGACGTCCCCGTCCGCCCGGCACTGATCGTGGAGGGCGTCGGGTCGGCCGACCGCGCGATCGATCACCTTTCTACGTTGAAGATGTGGGTCGATGCCCCACTGGACGTCCGCTACCGGCGCGCCATCGAGCGCGACGGCGAAGGATTCCGCCCGTACTGGGACGCGTGGGCGGCGGACGAGGACCTGCACTTCGCGCGGGAACGTACGGCCGAGCGCGCCGACGTCGTCGTGGACGGCGACTCAGCGCTGGCGTACGACGAGGAGACGGAGATCGTCATCCTCGGCTGA
- a CDS encoding alpha/beta hydrolase family esterase yields MPIVRRLLAGCAILALAGCSSGTSFSAPIFTSTPTASATPTPTPVPTGPTRVTLPQGRSYVLANPAPGKPRPLLIVLHSYQGTWERLDKAASILTRARAEGYVVAFAQGVDQSWNAGGCCGTAKQRKLDDVGYLVQLAHDAHRRVQLGDVYLLGFSAGDMMAIRALCARPDVFRAAAGAAGNLVASCHSDSPVRYLHLHGRADNIVPFEGGRVDWLGTTFAPVRDLPKRIKQQAKGSTVKLVTHDCGHVWPTLASCGTDGLGLALDFFGR; encoded by the coding sequence GTGCCGATCGTTCGACGCCTGCTGGCCGGGTGCGCGATCCTCGCGCTCGCCGGCTGCTCGTCCGGTACGAGCTTCAGCGCACCGATTTTCACCTCGACCCCCACCGCCAGCGCGACGCCGACACCGACGCCCGTACCCACCGGTCCCACGCGGGTCACGTTGCCGCAGGGCCGGTCGTACGTGCTCGCCAACCCCGCACCAGGCAAGCCCCGACCGTTGCTCATCGTCCTGCACTCCTACCAGGGCACCTGGGAACGCCTCGACAAGGCCGCCAGCATCCTCACCCGCGCTCGCGCCGAGGGGTACGTCGTCGCGTTCGCCCAGGGCGTCGACCAGTCCTGGAACGCCGGCGGCTGCTGCGGTACGGCGAAACAACGCAAGCTCGACGACGTCGGCTACCTCGTCCAGCTCGCCCACGACGCCCACCGGCGCGTCCAACTCGGCGACGTCTACCTGCTCGGCTTCTCCGCCGGCGACATGATGGCGATCCGCGCCCTCTGCGCCCGGCCCGACGTGTTCCGGGCCGCCGCCGGTGCCGCCGGCAACCTGGTCGCCAGCTGCCACAGCGACAGCCCTGTTCGCTATCTCCACCTGCACGGCCGCGCCGACAACATCGTGCCGTTCGAGGGTGGCCGGGTCGACTGGCTCGGCACCACGTTCGCGCCCGTACGCGACCTCCCGAAGCGGATCAAGCAGCAGGCGAAGGGCTCGACCGTCAAGCTGGTCACCCACGACTGCGGTCACGTCTGGCCCACGCTCGCGTCCTGCGGAACAGACGGGCTCGGCCTGGCGTTGGACTTCTTCGGCCGGTGA